In the genome of Burkholderia sp. PAMC 26561, the window AACGAGGACATTGAATATGTCGAAGGTTGTTTTGATCACGGGCGGCAGCCGCGGTATCGGGCGTTCTGCCGCATTGTTGTGCGCCGCTCGCGGCTGGTCTGTCGGCGTGAATTACGCGACGAACCGCGCCGCGGCCGATGACACCGTCACCCGCGTGCAGGCCGCGGGTGGCCGCGCAATCGCCATAGAAGGCGACGTGAGCGTGGAAGCCGATGTCATCGCCGTGTTCGATGCCATGGCGAAAGCCTTTGGCCCGATCGATGGCTTCGTGAACAATGCGGGGATCGTCGCACCGGGCTCGGCGCTGGCCGACATGGACGTGGACCGCATGAAACGCGTCTTCGATACCAATGTGCTCGGCGCCTACCTTTGCGCGCGTGAAGCGGCGCGGCGGATGTCGACAAAGCGCGGTGGTACTGGCGGGTCCATCGTCAATATTTCGTCAGCGGCGGCGCGGCTCGGATCGCCTAACGAATACGTGGATTACGCGGGCTCGAAAGGCGCCGTCGATACGCTGACCATCGGCCTTGCAAAGGAGCTTGGTCCGGAAGGCGTGCGCGTGAACGCCGTGCGCCCCGGCTTGATCGATACCGAGATTCACGCGAGTGGCGGCAAACCCGATCGCGCGGCGCAATTGGGCGCGCTGGCCCCGCTCGGCCGTCCCGGCACCGCCGATGAAGTCGCGGAATCGATCGTGTGGCTGTTGTCGGATGCGTCGTCTTATGTGACGGGCGCGTTGCTGGATGTAGCCGGCGGACGGTAGGTCCCTGCGGTTTCAGAAGCCGCGATTCATTTTCAACCACTCAAGCTCTTCGGCCGTCGACTCGCGGCCGAGGATCGCATTTCGATGTGGAAAGCGTCCGAATGTCTCGATCACTTCAGCGTGAAGGATTGCGTACTTCAACCCTGATTCGATGTCCTTATCGCGGGTTTCATCGAAGAGGATTTGATGGAGGCGCACGGCTTCTCGCTGGCTTTCGAGGTTCTCGTCGTGCTCGAACGGCATGGCGACGAACATGCGGTGACAGGGTGTCGGCAAGCTGCGTTCTTTGCCTGTATCGACCAGTTCCCGGGCGAGCTTCAGCGCCATCATGTCGCCGGAAAACGCGCGCTGCGTTCCGCGAAAACAATTGCGCGTGAACTGATCGAGCATCACGATCAACGCCAACGCGCCGGGCGGCGTGGCCTGCCACGATGCAAGTTCTCCCCTCAACGCCGATTCAAGCATCGGGCCGAAACGCTCACGGAGTGAGGCATCGAAAGCGGGGCTTTTCTTGAACCACTGCCTGCGCGCATGGCCGAATCCGGGCGAATCCGGCGTGCCGAACCAGGCGTCCAGCACTGCCTGAGCGTCAGGATCAAGGGTACTCATGGGCGTTGCCTTTGCGCTCAGCCCGGACGATTGCGCATCCAGTCGGCGGTATCGAAGAAAGAGGTGAGGAGGCGCTCGCGCATGATCTCGGTGAGGCCGATGTCCTCCATTGCCCATGCCATGCAGCGCAACCACTGATCGCGTTCCGGCGATGCAATCGCAAAAGGCAGATGCCGTGCGCGCAGACGCGGATGGCCAAACTTGGCTATGTAGTAATCGGGGCCGCCCATCCAGCCGCACAGGAACCAGAAGAATTTATCGCGAGAATTGTCGAGCGTGGGCGGATGCAAACCGCGCAGCACGGCGAATTCCGGCTCCAGGTCCATCAGGTCGTAGAACCGGTCGACGAGCGCGCGGACACGCTCCTCGCCGCCAATCAGTTCGAATGCCGTCGGTTGCGGCGTTTCTTGAGTCGTTGCGTCGGAAGTTGCTTCGGTCATGCGTATCTTTTGAAAATATCTCAGGCATCGCGCAGCGATTGCAGCGCCGGACGCGACAGCACGCGGCGCAGGCTCAACCAGCCACCGAGCCCCGAACAGACCACGCCCGCAGCAATGCCGGCCGGCACGAGCCATGGATTGAAGTCGATGTGAAATTCGAACACGCGCGTCGCAAGCAAAAAGCCGATGCCTTGCGCACCGAGCGCCGCCATCAGGCCGCTTAACGCACCCACCGCGATGAACTCCGCCGTCTGCACCGAGCGCACCTGCTTGTGCGAAGCGCCGAGCGCGCGCAGCAGCGCGGACTCGCGCATGCGTTCGTCGCGCGTACCGGCGAGCGCGGCGTACAACACGAGCACGCCTGCTGCCAGCGTGAAGATGAAAAGGAACTGCACGGCGCCAATGACCTGTTCCAGCACGCGCTGGATTTGCGCGAGGATCGGCGCGGTATCGATGGCGGTCACATTCGGATACTGCCCGACCAACCCGTCGATCAATCCCTGCTGCCCCGGCGGCAAATGGAAACTCGTGATGAACGTGGCGGGCAGGTCGCTGATGGACGGCGGCGGCATCAGAACGAAGAAGTTCACCTTGAACGAATTCCAGTCGACCTTGCGCAGACTCGTGACCGGCCCTTCCACATGCATGCCGGCGACATCGAAACGCAACGTGTCGCCGAGCTTCACGCCTATGGTCTTGGCGAGGCCCTGTTCTATCGATACTTGTGCCTTGCCGTCCGTGCCGTACCAATCGCCGCCAACCAGACGGTTATCGCTTGGCAGCTCCGTGGTGTACGACAAGTTGAATTCGCGGTCGACCAGCCGTTTTGCATCGGCTTTCTCGTAGTTGTCGGGGCTGACCGCTTTGCCGTTGACGGCGACGAGACGGCCTCGCACCATCGGCGACAGGGCGGCATCGGCC includes:
- a CDS encoding SDR family oxidoreductase is translated as MSKVVLITGGSRGIGRSAALLCAARGWSVGVNYATNRAAADDTVTRVQAAGGRAIAIEGDVSVEADVIAVFDAMAKAFGPIDGFVNNAGIVAPGSALADMDVDRMKRVFDTNVLGAYLCAREAARRMSTKRGGTGGSIVNISSAAARLGSPNEYVDYAGSKGAVDTLTIGLAKELGPEGVRVNAVRPGLIDTEIHASGGKPDRAAQLGALAPLGRPGTADEVAESIVWLLSDASSYVTGALLDVAGGR
- a CDS encoding DUF924 family protein yields the protein MSTLDPDAQAVLDAWFGTPDSPGFGHARRQWFKKSPAFDASLRERFGPMLESALRGELASWQATPPGALALIVMLDQFTRNCFRGTQRAFSGDMMALKLARELVDTGKERSLPTPCHRMFVAMPFEHDENLESQREAVRLHQILFDETRDKDIESGLKYAILHAEVIETFGRFPHRNAILGRESTAEELEWLKMNRGF
- a CDS encoding group II truncated hemoglobin, encoding MTEATSDATTQETPQPTAFELIGGEERVRALVDRFYDLMDLEPEFAVLRGLHPPTLDNSRDKFFWFLCGWMGGPDYYIAKFGHPRLRARHLPFAIASPERDQWLRCMAWAMEDIGLTEIMRERLLTSFFDTADWMRNRPG